In Planococcus sp. MB-3u-03, the DNA window CCATTAAGTCATTGAATCGCTTAATTGCAATTCCACCGGGCAGTGGTCCGATCCATACACTTCCGTATGGATCGCCGCACTCTTCATTCGCCCGACGAGACGGTTGGAAGCGATGAAGTAATCGATGCGCCAGCCGACATTCTTCTCCCGGCAATTCGAACGATAAGACCACCATGAATAATGGCCGCCTTCATCAGGATGAAAATGGCGGAATGTATCCACGAAACCGCTGTCGAGAAAATCACTGATCTTCCCGCGCTCTTCTGGCGTGAAGCCCGAGTTCTTCTTATTGGCTTTCGGGTTTTTCAAATCGATTTCCTGATGCGCCACGTTCAAGTCCCCGCATAAAATGACCGGTTTTTCGAGGTCCAATTGCTGGATATAAGAAAGCAACTTGTCTTCCCACAATAGACGGTACGCAAGGCGCAACAGCCCGTGCTGGGAATTCGGCGTATAGCTATTGACCAAATAAAATTCAGGGAACTCCAATGTGATCAGCCTGCCTTCTGTATCGTGTTCCTCAAGACCGACACCGTAATGGACATTCAATGGGCGCTGTTTGGTGAAGACGGCGGTCCCTGAATAGCCTTTCTTCTGTGCATAATTCCAATATGTATGATAACCCGGAAGCTCCAAATCAATCTGGCCTTCCTGCAATTTGATCTCCTGAACACACAAAATATCGGCATCCACTGTCTCAAAGAAATCCATAAACCCTTTTTTCATCACGGCCCGCAGGCCATTTACATTCCATGATACCAATTTCATCCCATTCACTCACTTTCTTTCATCAGTGTAGCGGAATAAGGGCTTCGCCTCAAATACAGAGGTCTCGATTTCTTGTGACTTTGATTGTAAAATTTCAGCAAATATTCAGTCAAAACTGTCTTTTTTTAGAGTCTGTCTTGTACAATAGACTTAACAAAAAAGGGGGCCTTCGGCTATGGCGAAGTTCACGAAACCGGAAAAAAGCTGGGCGTTGTACGATTGGGGCAGCTCCGCTTATTCCATTATCATCACGACCGCAGTGTTTCCGCTGTTCTATAAAGCAGCTGCAACAGAGGCCGGTGTGGAACTTGCGGATTCAACAGCTTATTTAAGTTATACGATCGCTATTTTCACGTTTATCTTGGCGATGCTCGGCCCACTGCTCGGAACGATTGCCGATTATGAAGGAATGAAAAAGAAATTTTTCACCGTGTTTTTCGTGCTTGGCACAGTTTCGACGGCGATGCTCGCTTTCGTCCCGGAAGGCCAGTGGCTCTGGCTCTTGATCTGCTACGTGTTCGCTGCGCTTGGAGCGACTGGTGCGAATCTATTCTATGATGCTTTTATCGTCGATGTCACCACCAGCAAACGCATGAACCAAGTTTCGGCATTCGGCTACGGACTTGGCTATATCGGCTCGACAATTCCATTTGCGCTGGCCATCCTGATCATCCTGCTTGCGCAAA includes these proteins:
- a CDS encoding exodeoxyribonuclease III, which encodes MKLVSWNVNGLRAVMKKGFMDFFETVDADILCVQEIKLQEGQIDLELPGYHTYWNYAQKKGYSGTAVFTKQRPLNVHYGVGLEEHDTEGRLITLEFPEFYLVNSYTPNSQHGLLRLAYRLLWEDKLLSYIQQLDLEKPVILCGDLNVAHQEIDLKNPKANKKNSGFTPEERGKISDFLDSGFVDTFRHFHPDEGGHYSWWSYRSNCREKNVGWRIDYFIASNRLVGRMKSAAIHTEVYGSDHCPVELQLSDSMT